In Helianthus annuus cultivar XRQ/B chromosome 9, HanXRQr2.0-SUNRISE, whole genome shotgun sequence, the following are encoded in one genomic region:
- the LOC110873074 gene encoding cysteine proteinase 15A, whose product MAPLSFTLLFFLLTVTAAAGDVSSSDPLIRQVVPEDETAADPLLNADHHFNLFKTKFGRTYATQEEHDYRLTVFKANLRRAKRHQLLDPTAQHGVTKFSDLTPSEFRKKYLGLKSNLKFPADANKAPILPTNDLPEDFDWREKGAVTPVKNQGSCGSCWSFSTTGALEGSHFLQTGELVSLSEQQLVDCDHECDPAERNSCDSGCNGGLMNNAFEYILKAGGLQKEEDYPYTGKDGTCHFDKSKIAASVTNFSVVSTDEDQIAANLVTYGPLAIGINAAWMQTYIGQVSCPYICSKLKMDHGVLLVGYGSAGYAPLRFKEKPYWIIKNSWGADWGEDGYYKLCSGYNACGMDTMVSAVVATNT is encoded by the exons ATGGCCCCTTTATCCTTCACCCTCCTGTTCTTCCTCTTAACCGTCACCGCCGCAGCCGGTGACGTGTCCTCATCTGATCCGTTGATCCGTCAAGTGGTCCCGGAGGATGAAACAGCTGCCGATCCTCTATTGAACGCCGACCACCACTTCAATCTGTTCAAAACCAAGTTTGGTCGGACCTACGCTACTCAAGAGGAACACGATTACCGGTTAACGGTGTTTAAGGCTAACCTGCGCCGTGCTAAACGACACCAGCTTCTCGATCCTACTGCTCAGCACGGTGTTACTAAGTTCTCCGATTTGACGCCGTCGGAGTTTAGGAAGAAATATCTTGGGTTGAAAAGTAATCTTAAGTTTCCGGCGGATGCTAATAAGGCTCCTATTCTTCCGACTAATGATCTGCCGGAAGACTTTGACTGGCGTGAGAAAGGCGCCGTTACTCCCGTTAAAAATCAG GGGTCGTGTGGATCGTGTTGGTCCTTTAGTACAACTGGAGCTCTGGAAGGGTCTCACTTTCTTCAAACTGGGGAGTTGGTTAGTCTGAGTGAGCAGCAGCTTGTGGACTGTGATCATGAG TGTGATCCTGCTGAACGCAATTCTTGTGATTCCGGTTGCAATGGTGGGCTGATGAACAATGCGTTCGAGTATATTCTGAAGGCAGGTGGTCTACAGAAAGAAGAAGATTACCCCTACACCGGGAAAGATGGTACCTGTCACTTTGACAAGTCGAAAATCGCTGCATCTGTGACCAACTTTAGTGTCGTTTCCACTGATGAAGACCAAATCGCTGCTAACCTCGTCACATACGGCCCGCTTGCAA TTGGGATTAATGCTGCTTGGATGCAAACCTACATTGGTCAAGTATCATGTCCATATATTTGCTCAAAGCTTAAAATGGATCATGGTGTGCTGCTTGTTGGGTATGGTTCTGCCGGGTATGCACCTCTGAGGTTCAAGGAGAAGCCGTATTGGATCATTAAGAACTCATGGGGAGCGGACTGGGGTGAGGACGGGTACTACAAGCTTTGCAGTGGTTACAACGCTTGTGGGATGGATACCATGGTTTCGGCTGTGGTTGCTACCAACACTTGA